Proteins from a single region of Papaver somniferum cultivar HN1 unplaced genomic scaffold, ASM357369v1 unplaced-scaffold_48, whole genome shotgun sequence:
- the LOC113342833 gene encoding non-functional NADPH-dependent codeinone reductase 2-like, whose amino-acid sequence MGEEMRAVAKVPVATLSSGKTIPFIGMGTAAYPFVGSEGVTSAILKAIKLGYRHFDTAALYMTEESLGDAIAEALQLGLIRSREEVFITSKLYCCDAHPDRVLAALQNTLKNLKMEYLDLYLIHWPARLNPGNFTFPPPKEELLPIDYENVWLAMEECQKLGLTKSIGVSNFSCRKLQNVLAVATIPPAVNQVEMNPIWQQAKLIKFCKANDILVTAYSPLGANGTPWGSSGVAEAQVLHEIAKDRGKTHAQVCLRWVYQQGVSVLVKSYNEERMEENLTLLDWDLNEEELKKISEIPQRRGLPGDIFVSGNGPFKSVEDLWDGEV is encoded by the exons ATGGGTGAGGAAATGAGGGCTGTTGCAAAGGTTCCGGTAGCAACATTAAGTTCTGGAAAAACCATTCCGTTCATAGGAATGGGCACAGCAGCATACCCGTTTGTAGGATCAGAAGGTGTAACATCAGCAATACTGAAAGCAATAAAGCTAGGTTATAGACATTTCGACACTGCTGCTCTTTACATGACTGAAGAGTCTCTTGGCGATGCTATAGCTGAAGCACTTCAACTTGGTTTGATCAGATCTCGAGAAGAAGTTTTCATCACCTCAAAACTATATTGTTGTGATGCACATCCAGATCGTGTTCTGGCTGCTCTTCAAAATACTCTCAA GAATCTTAAGATGGAGTATCTTGATTTATACTTGATACATTGGCCAGCGAGACTGAATCCAGGGAACTTTACATTTCCACCACCAAAAGAAGAGTTACTTCCGATTGATTATGAGAATGTATGGTTAGCCATGGAAGAATGCCAAAAACTTGGTCTCACAAAATCGATAGGTGTCAGTAATTTCTCTTGTAGGAAGCTCCAAAATGTTTTGGCCGTTGCAACCATCCCTCCTGCTGTTAATCAG GTGGAGATGAACCCAATTTGGCAACAGGCAAAACTGATCAAGTTTTGTAAGGCCAATGATATTCTAGTCACTGCCTACTCGCCTCTGGGAGCTAATGGAACGCCTTGGGGATCAAGTGGAGTTGCTGAGGCCCAAGTGTTGCACGAAATTGCTAAAGATAGAGGAAAGACTCATGCTCAG GTTTGTTTGAGATGGGTATACCAGCAAGGAGTTAGTGTGTTGGTGAAGAGTTACAATGAAGAAAGGATGGAAGAAAACTTGACGCTATTAGATTGGGATTTGAATGAGGAAGAGTTGAAAAAAATCAGTGAAATTCCTCAGCGACGAGGACTTCCTGGTGATATTTTTGTATCAGGCAACGGGCCTTTCAAATCTGTTGAAGACCTTTGGGATGGAGAAGTTTGA